The Primulina tabacum isolate GXHZ01 chromosome 1, ASM2559414v2, whole genome shotgun sequence genome contains the following window.
TAGCATAATTTTGAAGCTATGGTGCTCGCTCTATCTTTGAAGATTGTATGTTTTTTATCAGTTGCTTCAACCTGTATTCAAGTAATATACATTTTTATGGTACtgattaaatatttgaggaaCATTATTCAGCACGAATTAGATTGTGAAAAGGGTAGGAGCTGAATTAAACAGCACACAAATTTCAATTTATGCCCAAAAACACAGTATTAAACCAGCACACAACATCAAAAGCACCATCTTTCATATCATCAAACACTGTTTAAACCGACTCGCCGTGCTACACTTTCCTTCGCAATCAATGTCGGACACAGTAGATTCAAGAACCTTTACGAGAAACAGCTTTGTAGAAGCTTTGacggtttgaaaaaaataagtaTTCATTTAAATAAGAGGTGGATACTGCTGGGCCTGCTGCCGAACTCTCTTCTTGTACTCGACAGCATCCTGCATGCAGATAGCGAGTGAATAAAACCTAGCCAACACCGAATTCGAAACGCTATATACTCGAAGATAATAAGTAGCTAATAGCGTTCCCAGTGTTAGCCTGCCTATCCTTTCAACTAATTATGATTCTCGCATATTTATATGCTCCAAATGGACTTCATCATTCCTGATGATTATCGACTTcgaaaaatgttcaaaataagTATTATGCACGCAACATGTATAATATAGGTAATGTGTCAGAGAAGCTCTAGTACCTGGATAAACAGTTGGTACCCATCAGTCTGtgctggatcagatggatttggTTGATCCAGCAAATCCTGGACGCCCACCAAAATTTGCTTCACCGTGATGGCAGGTCGCCACCCCTAACATTAGAAAAAAGTTCAGTTCTGATTTGCAGTACATGAAGTGAACAGTGAGCCAATAATTGTCACAAGgctaaaaccaacaaaattgTACATACGCTATCCTCGTTTAGGATTGAGAGGCAAACGGTTCCGGACGGGTATATATTAGGATGAAAAAACCCTGGGGGAAATTTACACTTTGGTGGCTTGCTCGGATAATCTTCACTAAAGTGCATCGTAAGCGGGTAAAAACCTCCTTCCCAATCAGACTGCaagattttttataattaaacacACAAAGAAACAATTCTGCTAGGGACAAGCAAATTAACGACTAGATGGTGACTGCTAGTAACCATCAACTAAGAAATTACGAACATCATTCCATCAAATCAGAAATTTCACTTAGAACTCAACAATCTCAACCTAAAGAGTGGCCAAGAAAATGAATATCCTCTTTTCTCTGGCTTAATTTATCACATAATGATTTTAGTGATACACTTTTGTCAAGTCAAACTCAGGCAAAATGTTACCCTAAAAAATTTGGGCAGTTGAAGCATACTTCAAGATAGATGGAACTTCTCATAATCACGTAGGGACAACTGAAAGTAATGCTTCGTCGGttttgatcaaataaatattgaACTTCGCATTCCTCGAAAACAAAAAGGTTATATGTATTGAACTTTCTCATTCAATATGCTATCATCCATATTTGGATGTAAAAAGAAATCTAGATATCTGGCTTGTTAATATAAAAATTGGCTATAGTAGCATGTAACTGAGacaaacatgcatataactgAGATAAACATATCGAACGAAGTCATACCACTATAAGATGACCATACTAATATCTTCAACAGTTCGACTATGTTAATCAAACCAAGTGTTACTATTACAAGGTACACTGTTTATCTTCCATTGGTATCAAGATACACGAGCACTGCATGACCGTTAAGTTGCTCATTCCAGTAAACCGTTAAGCTAACTAAGGTCATAAAAAATCAATGTCTTGCATCCTCATCATATGATGAGCgcgaaaagagaaaaaaatattccCAAGCCATCACGTAAAGATGGTTTGCCACCAAAAAAGCACAAGGAAACACATAATGCCCTACCCGAACTGAAGTCATAGGAGTTTAGAAGAATAAAGAGAAACAATCTGCTaaccaaaataataatatggGAAAATCAATCCTCTAGGTTATCATGTTTTCTGTTTTTTGTCGTTTAACTAGTCAATGTTAGGTCTAAGTCCTATAACTTTGCTTTTtgtgggtttttaattttgtttagaCAGAGTCGGCGTTTTTGATGTCATGACAGCCCTTGACGCCTGACGGCACCACATGGGCTCTCCTATTTCCGGCACAATAAGActaaaaacaaatttaaaaggCAAAGTCATATACCAAGATCAAGTTTGACAAATTATAGAACGAATCAGAAACACAGGACAACTTATGAAACCAAACGGGACAACCAGATGATAAAGTTGGGTATCATTGTTTTGAGAAGATGATAATCAACATGGCAAAAActtagacggtctcacgggtcgtattttgtgagacggatctcttatttgggtcatccatgaaaaagttatattttttatgctaagagtattattttttattttaaatatcggtagggttgactcgtctaacggataaagattcgtgagaccgtctcacaagagacctacccAGTCAACAGTTAGCAAGTGCCAGCATCGTATGTAACCACGCTTCTGATGAGTCATGTACATGTATAAAGATATGTTATTTAGACATTAAATCTAGAACTCCAAGGATGCTGAAAACATATCTAATGTTCAAAGAAATGCATCACATGCTGATCAAAATAACATCGGAGGATACCGTAAAATACTTACCCCGGCCTTACCAGGGATTGTGCAGTGCCACACCATCAAATTCACTGTACCATCGGGCAGCATCTCCGGTTTAGCCACAAAACCCTGGAAATCCAAGGCATTTGACACAAAAAAGTGTTCcgaattaaacaacaaatcgacgaacatgaataaaataaaataaaaacaaaaaacaagatACGAAAAAAGTCACAATCGAACATGAGGATGATTTTTTCGCCAGGCTTTTCGTTCTTCAGCGAGCCGTCCTCGCGCGATTCCTCCAGACATTGTTCTCGAAAACAGAAGATTACTCTTCAATCTCAACAAAATTCCTTCAGACTACAAAAAGAGTGAGAAAATTGCGAATAGATTTTTGCACTGGATTTGATCTTCGGGGTTCATGTATATATCTGAGAACGGACGGCTGAGATTTGATCCAGCATAAGGGTTGGCAACGTCATGCGACTATTAGAAAGTAAGACCGAAAGCGTTGGATTAGTTTGAATCTTTTCTGGGGACCTTCTCGGGGAAAACTGAAAAGGTGGAAAAGGAAACGCGACTTTTGATCTTTAATTCTGGCGTGAAAAAGGAATTTCGTTAATTATTCTAAAAATTGaacagtttttttaaaatttgttgtattctttgaaaatccaaaaatattatattttcaaagaaagatttattgataataattGAAATACAAGCGTTTTTTCAGTTGTTATAAACAGAGAGtagttctcttgtgagacggtctcacgaatctttatttgtgaaacgggtcaaccctaccgatattcacaataaaaagtagacaaaaacttgtgtgagacggtctcacgggtcgaattttgtgagacggatctcttatttgggtcatccatgaaaacttattattttttatgctaagagtattactttttattgtgaatatcggtaggattgacccgtattacaaataaagattcgtgaaaccatctcacaagagatctactgtaaaaagtaatactcttaacataaaaaataatttttttcattgatgactcaaataagatatttgtctcacaaaatacgattcgtgagaccgtttcacacaattttttgcaaTAAAAAAATGGTAACTTCATTATAGTTattgaattaataaaaaattacgaTTAGATTATTTTTAacaatttgattttatttttggagTTAAAGATATTCcatctaattttttttgtaacgaGAACCCCGCATCCACTATCCGTAGTTGCGCACCAAAACACAATTTCTTCTTGACGTTGAAAATTGTTGATATAAAATGGCCTTGCATAAATTAAAGAGccctcaatttttaaaataataataatagttaaTCTTTGCACTTTCATGTTTTCgatttaattaaatacatattaaTATCATAGTGTAGATTTACATCTAAAAACTTCAGTAAATATATGTTCATCCAATCTCGTTTCTTATCTAAATAAggaaaaaatgtaaatttggtaacatgtatttgactCTTTCCAATTTTAATTATCTATATTGTGAAATTTCAGCTTTAAATAGTTTTTTTGTTGTTgctaatttaatcatttttccgATGTATCGATGATATAACGCTTATCTGACGGAACTATGGTGCAATATCGTATAAGCACTCATgatggaaaattttaaaaaaaatcagaaaatgaaAGATACACATGTAATTAAGTAAATATCGCAGCTTTTGAAAGATGAATAAAGTAGTGTAACGTTGTAACAGATAGAGGAGATCGAACAAGAACAAATGAACGAAAACAGTAAAGCAAATGAGGCCTATATGAAAAACAATGCATTTGAAAAAGATTCGCCCTCTCCGGTATATAATTCGAGGATCAAGTTAAACCATTGTTTCCTAATATACAACTGGACAACCAGTAATAACATAGCACAAAGGTACTATATCGACGAATTGAATAAGTACCTTAACTTTTGTCACGAGCTGGAGCAGACAAGCAGGAGACAGAGAGAATAAGAGAAACAAAGTAATATAAGACTGGTGGAGATGGACATCCGAAAGGCCAAAAGTTGCTCAGTTGGAAGCTCACATCTAGAAGGATCTAGagtgaattttcgaaaataaaattcaGGGAATAACAAAAGCCAGGTCAACTTTGACGGGCAGTTTTGCCTTGATTTCTTTGACATTCGACGCATCCCTGTCGCATCCGTACGCTTTCACTCAAGTCTTTTCAGTGAAACTTGGATCCTTGATTTGCATCATTTGTGCATACGCGAGAGAGATCTTCTTGACCAACTATTTTTACACATTCACAAAGTGTAACTTAATATCAGCATTCCACATTTATCATCACTTAAAAAGATCTTAAGATATTTATCCCTAGAATTTTAAAGATAAATTAAGTTTTTGCAGGCAACCGTAGGACCGGGCAATCGGGCCTGTGAGACTGTTCTGGCCCTAAAATAGAATTTTAGACAATATAGAATGCAGGCAAATAAGAAAATTTGAACGTGACTCCCAACCAATCTTAGACGCGATAATATATGAACTTCCACAGAAAAGTAAAGACACTTTCAAGTTTATAAGTGCAAAATGCGCGCCACGAGTGAAATTTACGACGTTTTTTTATCTTTCAATTACTAAATGTATTTGTTGTTTGATGGATATATTACTCTGGATATGTTGGATGTCTTGAAACACGAGCAAAGCGCAGCAACTTGAATCACGAACAAACCACAACAACAATAAGAGCAATCGAGGCAAGGAAGATCCTTTCTCCGCAAGACAAAATTGCCCGTATAAAGTGCTATACGTTGCAGGCAATCGTCCCCAAGATACAACGACGTCTATTCGAGAGTTTGCAGCACTACAAATCTCGAATGCAGCGAACAAAATATGCAAGAGCTTTCAAGTATTAGAAGAAGCAATGAATGCAGCAAAATGACATGTAATTTTCAAACCTTTATTGTGATGAATGTGAGGACTATTTATAAGAGATCATTGGATGTGATGAAAGGACATGTCTTTCCAGACCGGATGCATTGAAGAGCCACAATTCTAGCCAAAGAACACATTGTTTGATGCAAAAGAAGCCAAGAACAGATGTTCTTTGAAGCCAAAGGACGCGCATGTTTTTCTGAAACAGCGCAGCGCGCGCAGCCACGCGACAACACGCGCCTCCTTGGGGTCTAAACCCTTGTCTCAACTTGGAGCTTATTAGGGAAACTTCACTTAGTTCATTTCTCAATGTGGGACAAGTCACATTAAGACATCCCACTTCCCTTTACAACTCCTCActctttctcttcttttctcttcatttATCCAACATTTATAATCTTAAAATTTGAACCAAATAACTCTGAAGGGATAATCCAAATAAAGTATTCCAATCTTATTACTCTGTTAAATAATATGTACCGACAAAATAGGACTCCATTGTCCACATGGTAAAAGGGTACTAAGATGTCATAACTTTCCGGTTGATTCCATCCTACATGTAGGGGCACTATCCACATGATAGAATCAAGGGCCCAAATTTAGCCAAACATACACGGGGTccactatttttttaaaaatcagatATGTGTGTGAATCTTGTCCATCCAAATCATGTGGAGGAAGTGCCCTCTTAGATAGCATGGACTTAACCTAACTTTCCTTAACATGTGTACAGAAAATTGGCCCTCACCACCGCTGCCCAAATTGTAAGAAATAACAAGACTTGCATATTTTCTCATTAAATgtaattaatattttacaaaTTCA
Protein-coding sequences here:
- the LOC142556350 gene encoding SUMO-conjugating enzyme SCE1-like; the protein is MSGGIARGRLAEERKAWRKNHPHGFVAKPEMLPDGTVNLMVWHCTIPGKAGSDWEGGFYPLTMHFSEDYPSKPPKCKFPPGFFHPNIYPSGTVCLSILNEDSGWRPAITVKQILVGVQDLLDQPNPSDPAQTDGYQLFIQDAVEYKKRVRQQAQQYPPLI